A window of the Euwallacea similis isolate ESF13 chromosome 20, ESF131.1, whole genome shotgun sequence genome harbors these coding sequences:
- the LOC136415466 gene encoding ribosome biogenesis protein SLX9 homolog gives MGKVRRLRQKYHAATKTTQVQPLQPPLKKQTPLLPPLSTPSDNLFANININFEDLKTQLSDDTDDVKSQKSVSSKVSRLPKKDKLRMRREMFLKKMDVIKQAKQELKERKKASIIGNTKALRDALPSLENLFKQKPNVKYNITKPKRKGIQKSKVRKKELIQGVKTFKAILKNKTFKKDPMKALSEHIQTINY, from the exons ATGGGTAAAGTGCGACGATTGAGACAAAAGTACCATGCTGCAACTAAAACTACTCAAGTCCAGCCTCTTCAACCACCTCTTAAAAAACAGACTCCCTTATTACCACCCCTTTCAACCCCTTCGGACAATTTATTTGCCAACATCAACATCAATTTTGAAGATCTAAAAACTCAATTATCTGATGACACAGACGACGTCAAATCACAAAAATCTGTGAGTTCAAAAGTGAGTCGCTTGcctaaaaaagataaattgaGAATGCGTAGAGAAATGTTTCTGAAGAAGATGGATGTGATAAAGCAAGCTAAACAGGAATTGAAGGAAAGAAAGAAAGCTTCCATAATAG GGAATACAAAGGCCTTGAGGGATGCCCTACCTTCATtagaaaatctttttaaacagAAACCTAATGTCAAGTATAATATTACTAAACCAAAAAGGAAAGGTATTCAGAAATCCAAAGTTAGGAAGAAGGAGCTGATTCAAGGAGTGAAGACTTTTAAGGCGATTCTAAAGAATAAAACATTCAAGAAGGACCCAATGAAGGCCCTTTCTGAGCACATCCAGACTATAAATTATTAA